From Drosophila yakuba strain Tai18E2 chromosome 2L, Prin_Dyak_Tai18E2_2.1, whole genome shotgun sequence, one genomic window encodes:
- the LOC6527684 gene encoding uncharacterized protein LOC6527684 isoform X12: MNKVELKHKNKDQGPCARVRKIRPINMGGNVEQRPWTPTVRIGRIAAETTNPGPATVQLPTLIGSKVPDSKKKAAPSYSFGHKLGGKYDTSGPGPAQYNVTGMRAKGRDYPRAATLQSRPKELTRFSNPGPGEYDVVPAAKAVIDATPKYTFGQRPVALKTFQIPGPNHYQVVPLDVVKRRAPRYSFRIKVNVYLVNNPAPNSYCPERVTQSKKNAPRYTFGRRTKIEHDQGTPAPGAYCPEKVKLNKTPEFSFGIKHHEQRPDYTPAPGTYKPEQVVLEHMPAYSFGLKTKHVHVSDTPAPGAYSPEKSRLHSTPAYSIAGKASHDVVDCTPAPGAYEPEKCVLSRTPAFSFGHRAELAKSSDTPAPGTYNPEKVRMDHTPAFTLSGRPETRSVSETPAPGSYAPEKYRNDRTPAFTFGGKHEQRLESSTPAPGDYCPEKVRHDHNPAFSFSGRHDLHKPSDTPAPGAYSPEKVRQDHTPAFSMAGKYTQKVSSDSPAPGDYCPEKVRLDHTPAYSFGVKSDPKVENSTPAPGDYHPEKVRQDHNPAFSFGGRPELQKPDYTPAPGAYFPEKVRLDHNPAFSMAGKHDSKISSDTPAPGDYSPEKVRQDTNLAYSFAGRHDLHKPSETPAPGAYSPEKVRLDHNPAFTMAGKYDQKILNGTPAPGDYSPEKCRLDHTPAYSFGGKNDPKVENHTPAPGDYHPEKVRLDHNPAFSFAGRHDLHKPSDTPAPGAYSPEKVRQDHNPAFSMAGKPVEKLTNGTPAPGDYCPEKVRLDHTPAYTFGGKNDPKVENNTPAPGDYHPEKVRQDHNPAFSFAGRHDLHKPSDNPAPGAYCPEKVRQDHNPAFSMAGKHSQKVANDTPAPGDYSPEKVRLDHTPAYTFGGKNDPRVENNTPAPGDYHPEKVRQDHNPAFSFAGRHDLQKPSDTPAPGAYFPEKVRQDHNPAFTMAGKHDPKVSNDTPAPGDYSPEKVRLDYTPSFTFAGKNIPKIENDTPAPGDYHPEKVRQDHNPAFSFAGRHDLQKPSDTPAPGAYSPEKVRQDHNPAFSMAGKHIEKITNGTPAPGDYCPEKVRLDYTPSFTFGSKNDPRVENNTPAPGDYHPEKVRQDHVPAFSFAGRHDLQKPSETPAPGAYSPEKVRQDHNPAFTMAGKHDPKVTNETPAPGDYSPEKVRLDHNPAFSFAGRHDLQKPSETPAPGDYFPEKVRQDFNPAFTFAGKHDPRSLSESPAPGDYSPEKVRLDHAPAFSFGGKHDPKAEHLHPAPCDYAPEKVRLDHTPAYTIAGRPAADPVSQTPAPCDYHPEQCQVDSTPAFTFGMRLGRERFSDTPAPSAYEPEKHSLHFTPAYSFGTKSDIRVTTDAPAPNVYKIPTVMGSSKEGKIRSAPAYTITGREKPPLIPVMIFPGPGYYDGEYTVVKPKPPVYSMRGKYKMGSEDAKPGPGAHCPEKYWEKRSPPAISFGILHSPYIKKPLPVTVPQRCVRSLLENRADKPYDNI; the protein is encoded by the exons ATGAACAAG GTCGAGTTAAAACACAAGAACAAGGATCAGGGACCCTGCGCCCGGGTGCGTAAGATTCGTCCAATCAACATGGGCGGCAACGTGGAGCAGCGTCCTTGGACTCCAACTGTCAGGATTGGCAGGATCGCCGCCGAGACCACCAATCCAGGTCCAGCCACCGTGCAGCTTCCAACCTTGATCG GCAGCAAAGTTCCGGACTCGAAGAAGAAGGCCGCTCCCTCGTACTCCTTCGGGCACAAGTTGGGCGGCAAGTACGACACCTCCGGACCGGGTCCGGCGCAGTACAATGTCACGGGTATGCGGGCCAAGGGACGTGACTATCCCCGTGCAGCCACGCTGCAGAGCAGGCCCAAGGAACTGACGCGCTTCTCGAATCCCGGACCAGGGGAATACGATGTGGTGCCGGCGGCCAAGGCGGTGATCGATGCCACGCCCAAGTACACCTTTGGCCAGCGGCCGGTGGCGTTGAAAACCTTTCAGATACCAG GTCCCAACCATTATCAAGTGGTGCCACTTGATGTCGTCAAGCGGCGTGCCCCACGATACTCCTTTCGCATTAAGGTTAACGTGTATTTGGTTAACAATCCAG CTCCGAATAGCTATTGCCCTGAAAGGGTCACGCAATCAAAAAAGAATGCGCCACGCTACACTTTCGGTAGACGAACTAAAATCGAACACGATCAGGGCACACCAG CTCCTGGCGCATATTGTCCGGAGAAGGTGAAGCTCAACAAGACGCCCGAGTTCAGTTTCGGCATCAAGCACCACGAACAGAGACCAGATTACACGCCAG CGCCTGGCACCTACAAGCCCGAGCAGGTGGTCCTTGAACACATGCCCGCCTACAGCTTCGGCTTGAAAACCAAGCACGTCCATGTCAGCGACACTCCAG CACCCGGTGCCTACAGCCCCGAAAAGTCCCGGCTGCACTCCACACCCGCGTATTCAATCGCCGGAAAGGCCTCCCACGACGTGGTCGATTGCACACCAG CACCCGGAGCATACGAACCCGAGAAGTGCGTCCTGAGCAGGACGCCAGCCTTCAGCTTTGGCCACCGCGCCGAGCTCGCCAAGTCCAGTGACACGCCCGCGCCGGGCACCTACAATCCGGAGAAGGTGCGCATGGACCATACGCCCGCATTCACCCTATCCGGCCGTCCGGAAACGAGATCCGTCAGCGAGACTCCGGCGCCCGGTTCGTATGCCCCGGAAAAGTATCGCAACGATCGTACGCCGGCCTTCACCTTCGGCGGTAAGCACGAGCAGCGACTCGAGAGCTCCACTCCGGCACCGGGCGACTACTGTCCCGAAAAAGTGCGGCACGATCACAATCCCGCTTTCTCATTCTCCGGCCGCCACGATCTGCACAAGCCCAGTGACACGCCCGCTCCGGGCGCCTACTCTCCGGAGAAGGTGCGACAAGATCACACTCCTGCCTTCTCCATGGCCGGGAAGTACACTCAAAAGGTGTCCAGCGACAGTCCGGCACCTGGGGACTACTGTCCCGAGAAGGTCCGCCTGGACCACACTCCCGCCTACAGCTTTGGCGTGAAGAGTGATCCAAAGGTAGAGAATAGCACTCCGGCGCCGGGTGATTATCACCCCGAAAAGGTTAGGCAGGATCACAATCCCGCGTTCTCATTCGGCGGTCGTCCCGAGCTTCAGAAACCAGATTACACTCCCGCACCTGGAGCCTACTTCCCGGAGAAAGTAAGGCTGGACCACAATCCAGCTTTCTCCATGGCGGGCAAGCATGATTCTAAGATTAGCAGTGACACACCTGCTCCTGGTGACTATAGCCCCGAGAAAGTCAGGCAAGACACTAACCTAGCGTACTCCTTTGCTGGCCGTCATGATCTCCACAAGCCCAGCGAAACTCCCGCACCAGGTGCCTACTCGCCGGAGAAGGTGAGGCTGGATCACAATCCAGCTTTCACGATGGCTGGCAAGTACGATCAGAAGATCTTGAACGGCACTCCGGCGCCGGGAGACTACAGTCCCGAGAAGTGTAGATTGGACCACACACCCGCCTACAGTTTTGGGGGTAAGAATGATCCCAAAGTAGAAAACCACACCCCGGCTCCAGGGGATTACCATCCGGAGAAGGTGAGGCTGGACCACAATCCAGCGTTCTCCTTTGCCGGACGCCATGACCTTCATAAGCCCAGTGATACTCCTGCTCCAGGAGCCTACTCGCCCGAGAAGGTACGTCAAGATCATAACCCAGCATTTTCCATGGCTGGCAAGCCGGTTGAAAAGCTGACTAATGGTACACCAGCTCCCGGAGATTACTGCCCGGAGAAAGTGCGCTTAGACCATACTCCGGCCTACACTTTCGGTGGCAAAAACGATCCGAAAGTGGAGAACAATACTCCTGCTCCCGGGGACTATCACCCCGAAAAAGTCAGGCAAGATCATAACCCAGCGTTCTCCTTTGCTGGTCGCCATGATCTCCACAAGCCAAGTGATAATCCCGCCCCTGGTGCCTACTGTCCGGAGAAGGTCCGTCAGGATCACAATCCGGCCTTCTCAATGGCGGGTAAGCACAGTCAAAAGGTCGCCAACGACACTCCAGCTCCGGGCGATTACAGTCCGGAAAAGGTGCGTCTAGATCACACACCTGCCTATACCTTTGGGGGAAAGAATGATCCCAGAGTGGAGAACAACACCCCAGCTCCAGGTGATTATCATCCCGAGAAAGTCAGGCAAGATCATAACCCAGCATTCTCCTTCGCTGGCCGTCATGATCTCCAAAAACCTAGCGACACTCCTGCTCCTGGAGCCTATTTTCCTGAAAAAGTCAGACAGGATCATAATCCTGCCTTCACAATGGCTGGCAAGCATGATCCTAAGGTTTCCAATGATACTCCTGCCCCGGGCGACTACAGTCCCGAGAAGGTGCGTCTAGATTACACACCTTCCTTCACCTTTGCTGGtaaaaatattcccaaaatTGAGAACGATACCCCAGCTCCAGGTGACTATCATCCCGAGAAGGTTAGACAAGATCACAATCCTGCCTTTTCCTTTGCGGGTAGGCACGATCTTCAGAAGCCCAGTGACACTCCTGCTCCAGGAGCATACTCGCCGGAGAAGGTGAGGCAAGATCACAATCCCGCATTCTCCATGGCTGGTAAGCACATTGAGAAGATTACCAATGGCACGCCAGCTCCAGGTGACTACTGTCCCGAGAAGGTTCGTTTAGATTACACTCCCTCTTTCACATTTGGGAGCAAGAATGACCCTCGGGTGGAGAACAACACACCGGCGCCAGGAGATTACCATCCCGAAAAGGTTAGGCAAGATCATGTACCCGCATTTTCCTTCGCCGGCCGTCATGACCTCCAGAAGCCCAGTGAGACTCCTGCTCCCGGAGCTTACTCCCCCGAGAAAGTTAGGCAAGATCACAATCCCGCCTTTACAATGGCCGGCAAGCATGACCCAAAGGTGACCAATGAGACCCCGGCACCAGGTGACTACAGTCCCGAGAAGGTAAGGCTAGATCACAATCCCGCCTTCTCCTTCGCCGGTCGCCACGACCTGCAGAAGCCGAGTGAAACGCCCGCACCCGGAGACTACTTCCCGGAGAAGGTCAGGCAGGACTTCAACCCGGCGTTCACCTTCGCCGGCAAACACGATCCCAGATCGCTGAGTGAATCACCCGCTCCCGGCGACTACAGCCCTGAGAAGGTGCGACTGGACCATGCACCCGCTTTCAGCTTTGGCGGCAAGCACGACCCCAAGGCGGAGCACCTTCATCCCGCGCCATGCGACTACGCCCCCGAGAAAGTGCGTCTCGACCATACACCCGCCTACACCATTGCAGGTCGTCCAGCCGCCGATCCCGTGAGCCAGACGCCGGCTCCCTGCGACTACCATCCGGAGCAGTGCCAGGTGGACAGCACGCCAGCGTTCACCTTCGGCATGCGACTGGGAAGGGAACGTTTCTCCGATACGCCAG CACCCTCCGCTTACGAGCCGGAAAAGCACTCACTGCACTTCACACCCGCCTACAGCTTCGGCACCAAGTCGGATATCCGCGTGACCACCGATGCCCCAG CTCCTAATGTCTACAAAATACCCACCGTCATGGGCAGCAGCAAGGAGGGCAAGATTCGCTCGGCTCCGGCCTACACGATTACGGGTCGCGAGAAGCCTCCGCTGATTCCGGTCATGATCTTCCCCGGACCCGGTTACTACGACGGCGAGTACACGGTGGTGAAGCCGAAGCCACCAGTGTACTCCATGCGCGGCAAGTACAAGATGGGCAGCGAGGACGCCAAGCCCGGACCCGGAGCACACTGTCCGGAGAAG TACTGGGAGAAACGTTCGCCTCCCGCCATATCCTTTGGCATCCTGCACTCCCCGTACATCAAGAAACCATTGCCCGTCACAGTTCCGCAGCGCTGTGTTCGCTCTTTGCTGGAGAATCGGGCGGACAAGCCCTACGACAATATTTGA
- the LOC6527684 gene encoding uncharacterized protein LOC6527684 isoform X13 has translation MNKVELKHKNKDQGPCARVRKIRPINMGGNVEQRPWTPTVRIGRIAAETTNPGPATVQLPTLIGSKVPDSKKKAAPSYSFGHKLGGKYDTSGPGPAQYNVTGMRAKGRDYPRAATLQSRPKELTRFSNPGPGEYDVVPAAKAVIDATPKYTFGQRPVALKTFQIPGPNHYQVVPLDVVKRRAPRYSFRIKVNVYLVNNPAPGAYCPEKVKLNKTPEFSFGIKHHEQRPDYTPAPGAYEPEKCVLSRTPAFSFGHRAELAKSSDTPAPGTYNPEKVRMDHTPAFTLSGRPETRSVSETPAPGSYAPEKYRNDRTPAFTFGGKHEQRLESSTPAPGDYCPEKVRHDHNPAFSFSGRHDLHKPSDTPAPGAYSPEKVRQDHTPAFSMAGKYTQKVSSDSPAPGDYCPEKVRLDHTPAYSFGVKSDPKVENSTPAPGDYHPEKVRQDHNPAFSFGGRPELQKPDYTPAPGAYFPEKVRLDHNPAFSMAGKHDSKISSDTPAPGDYSPEKVRQDTNLAYSFAGRHDLHKPSETPAPGAYSPEKVRLDHNPAFTMAGKYDQKILNGTPAPGDYSPEKCRLDHTPAYSFGGKNDPKVENHTPAPGDYHPEKVRLDHNPAFSFAGRHDLHKPSDTPAPGAYSPEKVRQDHNPAFSMAGKPVEKLTNGTPAPGDYCPEKVRLDHTPAYTFGGKNDPKVENNTPAPGDYHPEKVRQDHNPAFSFAGRHDLHKPSDNPAPGAYCPEKVRQDHNPAFSMAGKHSQKVANDTPAPGDYSPEKVRLDHTPAYTFGGKNDPRVENNTPAPGDYHPEKVRQDHNPAFSFAGRHDLQKPSDTPAPGAYFPEKVRQDHNPAFTMAGKHDPKVSNDTPAPGDYSPEKVRLDYTPSFTFAGKNIPKIENDTPAPGDYHPEKVRQDHNPAFSFAGRHDLQKPSDTPAPGAYSPEKVRQDHNPAFSMAGKHIEKITNGTPAPGDYCPEKVRLDYTPSFTFGSKNDPRVENNTPAPGDYHPEKVRQDHVPAFSFAGRHDLQKPSETPAPGAYSPEKVRQDHNPAFTMAGKHDPKVTNETPAPGDYSPEKVRLDHNPAFSFAGRHDLQKPSETPAPGDYFPEKVRQDFNPAFTFAGKHDPRSLSESPAPGDYSPEKVRLDHAPAFSFGGKHDPKAEHLHPAPCDYAPEKVRLDHTPAYTIAGRPAADPVSQTPAPCDYHPEQCQVDSTPAFTFGMRLGRERFSDTPAPSAYEPEKHSLHFTPAYSFGTKSDIRVTTDAPAPGHYHPEQCRLDSSPAYSFGLKTVPTASLPEPRGAYIEDRIVQRRERRLASPVRNNAECTTTTTNNNNAGSSTTTTTNHTNNNAGSSSTTTTTTTTTTKTFINGVEQPELQKKETTKQVNGTHKELKSAPPAPLSNGNVVSNGNHSKMVSTTTRMQEVAHAQKESGNLKVVASGKSDASATKAAAVSHQTVVHADGAIVSSGQSSRMQTVKYAVEASSVQEKIISS, from the exons ATGAACAAG GTCGAGTTAAAACACAAGAACAAGGATCAGGGACCCTGCGCCCGGGTGCGTAAGATTCGTCCAATCAACATGGGCGGCAACGTGGAGCAGCGTCCTTGGACTCCAACTGTCAGGATTGGCAGGATCGCCGCCGAGACCACCAATCCAGGTCCAGCCACCGTGCAGCTTCCAACCTTGATCG GCAGCAAAGTTCCGGACTCGAAGAAGAAGGCCGCTCCCTCGTACTCCTTCGGGCACAAGTTGGGCGGCAAGTACGACACCTCCGGACCGGGTCCGGCGCAGTACAATGTCACGGGTATGCGGGCCAAGGGACGTGACTATCCCCGTGCAGCCACGCTGCAGAGCAGGCCCAAGGAACTGACGCGCTTCTCGAATCCCGGACCAGGGGAATACGATGTGGTGCCGGCGGCCAAGGCGGTGATCGATGCCACGCCCAAGTACACCTTTGGCCAGCGGCCGGTGGCGTTGAAAACCTTTCAGATACCAG GTCCCAACCATTATCAAGTGGTGCCACTTGATGTCGTCAAGCGGCGTGCCCCACGATACTCCTTTCGCATTAAGGTTAACGTGTATTTGGTTAACAATCCAG CTCCTGGCGCATATTGTCCGGAGAAGGTGAAGCTCAACAAGACGCCCGAGTTCAGTTTCGGCATCAAGCACCACGAACAGAGACCAGATTACACGCCAG CACCCGGAGCATACGAACCCGAGAAGTGCGTCCTGAGCAGGACGCCAGCCTTCAGCTTTGGCCACCGCGCCGAGCTCGCCAAGTCCAGTGACACGCCCGCGCCGGGCACCTACAATCCGGAGAAGGTGCGCATGGACCATACGCCCGCATTCACCCTATCCGGCCGTCCGGAAACGAGATCCGTCAGCGAGACTCCGGCGCCCGGTTCGTATGCCCCGGAAAAGTATCGCAACGATCGTACGCCGGCCTTCACCTTCGGCGGTAAGCACGAGCAGCGACTCGAGAGCTCCACTCCGGCACCGGGCGACTACTGTCCCGAAAAAGTGCGGCACGATCACAATCCCGCTTTCTCATTCTCCGGCCGCCACGATCTGCACAAGCCCAGTGACACGCCCGCTCCGGGCGCCTACTCTCCGGAGAAGGTGCGACAAGATCACACTCCTGCCTTCTCCATGGCCGGGAAGTACACTCAAAAGGTGTCCAGCGACAGTCCGGCACCTGGGGACTACTGTCCCGAGAAGGTCCGCCTGGACCACACTCCCGCCTACAGCTTTGGCGTGAAGAGTGATCCAAAGGTAGAGAATAGCACTCCGGCGCCGGGTGATTATCACCCCGAAAAGGTTAGGCAGGATCACAATCCCGCGTTCTCATTCGGCGGTCGTCCCGAGCTTCAGAAACCAGATTACACTCCCGCACCTGGAGCCTACTTCCCGGAGAAAGTAAGGCTGGACCACAATCCAGCTTTCTCCATGGCGGGCAAGCATGATTCTAAGATTAGCAGTGACACACCTGCTCCTGGTGACTATAGCCCCGAGAAAGTCAGGCAAGACACTAACCTAGCGTACTCCTTTGCTGGCCGTCATGATCTCCACAAGCCCAGCGAAACTCCCGCACCAGGTGCCTACTCGCCGGAGAAGGTGAGGCTGGATCACAATCCAGCTTTCACGATGGCTGGCAAGTACGATCAGAAGATCTTGAACGGCACTCCGGCGCCGGGAGACTACAGTCCCGAGAAGTGTAGATTGGACCACACACCCGCCTACAGTTTTGGGGGTAAGAATGATCCCAAAGTAGAAAACCACACCCCGGCTCCAGGGGATTACCATCCGGAGAAGGTGAGGCTGGACCACAATCCAGCGTTCTCCTTTGCCGGACGCCATGACCTTCATAAGCCCAGTGATACTCCTGCTCCAGGAGCCTACTCGCCCGAGAAGGTACGTCAAGATCATAACCCAGCATTTTCCATGGCTGGCAAGCCGGTTGAAAAGCTGACTAATGGTACACCAGCTCCCGGAGATTACTGCCCGGAGAAAGTGCGCTTAGACCATACTCCGGCCTACACTTTCGGTGGCAAAAACGATCCGAAAGTGGAGAACAATACTCCTGCTCCCGGGGACTATCACCCCGAAAAAGTCAGGCAAGATCATAACCCAGCGTTCTCCTTTGCTGGTCGCCATGATCTCCACAAGCCAAGTGATAATCCCGCCCCTGGTGCCTACTGTCCGGAGAAGGTCCGTCAGGATCACAATCCGGCCTTCTCAATGGCGGGTAAGCACAGTCAAAAGGTCGCCAACGACACTCCAGCTCCGGGCGATTACAGTCCGGAAAAGGTGCGTCTAGATCACACACCTGCCTATACCTTTGGGGGAAAGAATGATCCCAGAGTGGAGAACAACACCCCAGCTCCAGGTGATTATCATCCCGAGAAAGTCAGGCAAGATCATAACCCAGCATTCTCCTTCGCTGGCCGTCATGATCTCCAAAAACCTAGCGACACTCCTGCTCCTGGAGCCTATTTTCCTGAAAAAGTCAGACAGGATCATAATCCTGCCTTCACAATGGCTGGCAAGCATGATCCTAAGGTTTCCAATGATACTCCTGCCCCGGGCGACTACAGTCCCGAGAAGGTGCGTCTAGATTACACACCTTCCTTCACCTTTGCTGGtaaaaatattcccaaaatTGAGAACGATACCCCAGCTCCAGGTGACTATCATCCCGAGAAGGTTAGACAAGATCACAATCCTGCCTTTTCCTTTGCGGGTAGGCACGATCTTCAGAAGCCCAGTGACACTCCTGCTCCAGGAGCATACTCGCCGGAGAAGGTGAGGCAAGATCACAATCCCGCATTCTCCATGGCTGGTAAGCACATTGAGAAGATTACCAATGGCACGCCAGCTCCAGGTGACTACTGTCCCGAGAAGGTTCGTTTAGATTACACTCCCTCTTTCACATTTGGGAGCAAGAATGACCCTCGGGTGGAGAACAACACACCGGCGCCAGGAGATTACCATCCCGAAAAGGTTAGGCAAGATCATGTACCCGCATTTTCCTTCGCCGGCCGTCATGACCTCCAGAAGCCCAGTGAGACTCCTGCTCCCGGAGCTTACTCCCCCGAGAAAGTTAGGCAAGATCACAATCCCGCCTTTACAATGGCCGGCAAGCATGACCCAAAGGTGACCAATGAGACCCCGGCACCAGGTGACTACAGTCCCGAGAAGGTAAGGCTAGATCACAATCCCGCCTTCTCCTTCGCCGGTCGCCACGACCTGCAGAAGCCGAGTGAAACGCCCGCACCCGGAGACTACTTCCCGGAGAAGGTCAGGCAGGACTTCAACCCGGCGTTCACCTTCGCCGGCAAACACGATCCCAGATCGCTGAGTGAATCACCCGCTCCCGGCGACTACAGCCCTGAGAAGGTGCGACTGGACCATGCACCCGCTTTCAGCTTTGGCGGCAAGCACGACCCCAAGGCGGAGCACCTTCATCCCGCGCCATGCGACTACGCCCCCGAGAAAGTGCGTCTCGACCATACACCCGCCTACACCATTGCAGGTCGTCCAGCCGCCGATCCCGTGAGCCAGACGCCGGCTCCCTGCGACTACCATCCGGAGCAGTGCCAGGTGGACAGCACGCCAGCGTTCACCTTCGGCATGCGACTGGGAAGGGAACGTTTCTCCGATACGCCAG CACCCTCCGCTTACGAGCCGGAAAAGCACTCACTGCACTTCACACCCGCCTACAGCTTCGGCACCAAGTCGGATATCCGCGTGACCACCGATGCCCCAG CACCTGGTCACTATCATCCGGAGCAGTGCAGGCTGGACAGCTCGCCAGCCTACAGCTTTGGCCTGAAGACCGTGCCCACTGCTTCGCTTCCAG AACCCAGAGGCGCGTACATCGAAGATCGCATTGTGCAAAGACGCGAACGCCGTCTGGCCAGTCCTG TACGCAACAACGCGGAATGCACCACCACAActaccaacaacaacaacgctggtagcagcaccaccacaaccaccaaccacaccaacaacaatgctggcagcagcagcaccaccaccacaacaaccaccaccaccacaaagACCTTCATAAACGGAGTGGAGCAGCCGGAGCTGCAGAAGAAGGAGACCACCAAGCAGGTGAATGGCACCCACAAGGAGCTTAAGtccgcaccaccagcaccactgAGCAATGGCAATGTCGTTTCCAATGGCAACCACTCGAAGATGgtcagcaccaccaccaggaTGCAGGAAGTTGCCCACGCACAAAAGGAGAGTGGCAACCTGAAGGTGGTGGCCAGCGGTAAGTCGGATGCCAGTGCCACCAAGGCGGCGGCCGTGAGCCACCAGACTGTGGTGCATGCGGATGGCGCCATCGTGAGCAGTGGCCAATCCTCCAGGATGCAGACGGTCAAGTACGCTGTGGAGGCGAGCAGCGTGCAGGAGAAGATTATCAG CTCCTAA